A single Kribbella aluminosa DNA region contains:
- a CDS encoding ornithine cyclodeaminase family protein has translation MLGRVIVLSAEDVRRAVPMSAAIDAVRDGFRELAAGNFVLPPRQIFGDGAVLVMSAYHPPTGTAVVKKIGIALDQVPAIRATVIWTGDGEQLVAEGSSITTLRTGAVVGVATDLLAPADATRLTVIGTGAQAPDQVRAVLAVRPIADVTITGRSADRATALAQTLAAEFPGVRFTPTTDLDASIATPHIICCATSSATPLFTADALPETVHVNAIGAFRPTMRELPRDLFTNSTVLVDQREAALEESGEIIDAVESGTITTADLIELGPALSNPPHSTGRTVFKSVGVGAQDWAIAAALAQVQRRTSLR, from the coding sequence ATGCTCGGCCGGGTGATCGTGCTCTCCGCCGAAGATGTCCGCCGGGCCGTTCCGATGAGTGCGGCGATCGATGCCGTCCGGGACGGGTTCCGGGAGCTCGCGGCCGGGAACTTCGTGCTGCCGCCGCGGCAGATCTTCGGCGACGGCGCGGTGCTGGTGATGTCGGCGTACCACCCGCCGACCGGGACCGCGGTGGTGAAGAAGATCGGGATCGCGCTCGACCAGGTGCCGGCGATCCGCGCGACCGTGATCTGGACCGGCGACGGCGAACAGCTGGTCGCCGAGGGCAGCTCGATCACGACGCTCCGGACCGGCGCGGTGGTCGGCGTCGCGACCGACCTGCTCGCACCCGCCGACGCCACCCGCCTGACGGTCATCGGCACCGGCGCCCAGGCCCCCGACCAGGTCCGCGCGGTCCTCGCCGTACGCCCGATCGCGGACGTCACGATCACCGGGCGCTCCGCCGACCGCGCGACCGCGCTGGCTCAGACCCTGGCAGCCGAGTTCCCCGGCGTCCGCTTCACCCCGACCACGGACCTCGACGCCTCGATCGCCACGCCGCACATCATCTGCTGCGCCACCTCGTCCGCGACGCCGCTCTTCACCGCGGACGCCCTTCCCGAAACCGTCCACGTGAACGCCATCGGCGCCTTCCGCCCCACCATGCGCGAACTCCCCCGCGACCTCTTCACCAACAGCACGGTCCTCGTCGACCAGCGCGAAGCCGCCCTCGAAGAATCCGGCGAGATCATCGACGCCGTCGAGTCGGGCACCATCACCACGGCCGACCTGATCGAACTGGGCCCAGCCCTCTCGAACCCACCGCATTCAACCGGCCGAACCGTCTTCAAGTCCGTCGGCGTGGGAGCCCAGGACTGGGCCATCGCCGCCGCACTGGCTCAGGTCCAGCGGAGGACGTCCTTGCGGTAG
- a CDS encoding NADH-quinone oxidoreductase subunit A: MSDSYGVVAAVVALGLVGLIGAFALNKALTVTYPTEGKLKTYESGVDPVGEGWAQVHIRYYLFAYLYVIFAVDAIYLFPWATIFNTLGFATLIEMFVFLAFVAVGLLYAYRKDVLRWT, encoded by the coding sequence GTGTCGGACAGCTATGGTGTCGTCGCCGCGGTGGTCGCGCTCGGCCTGGTCGGGCTGATCGGTGCGTTCGCGCTGAACAAGGCGCTGACCGTCACGTATCCGACCGAGGGCAAGCTCAAGACGTACGAGTCCGGTGTCGACCCGGTCGGCGAGGGATGGGCACAGGTCCACATCCGGTACTACCTGTTCGCGTACCTGTACGTGATCTTCGCCGTCGACGCGATCTACCTGTTCCCCTGGGCCACCATCTTCAACACCCTCGGCTTCGCCACCCTGATCGAAATGTTCGTCTTCCTGGCCTTCGTGGCGGTGGGCCTCCTCTACGCCTACCGCAAGGACGTCCTCCGCTGGACCTGA
- a CDS encoding 2-oxoacid:acceptor oxidoreductase subunit alpha — translation MKRTVTIEVKQLDRVVIRFAGDSGDGMQLTGDRFTAETASFGNDLSTLPNFPAEIRAPAGTLPGVSSFQLHFADHDILTPGDAPDVLIAMNPAALKANLKDVPRGATLIVDTADFTARNLKRIGYDENPLETGELDGYHVVPLNLTGMTVESVKEFGLTRKDASRAKNMYALGLVSWLFQRPVESTITFLQTKFAKSPAIRDANIAAFRAGYNFGETAEEFSVRYEVKPAKMATGTYRNISGNLALAYGLVAGAQRAGLPLVLGAYPITPASDVLHELSKLKRFNVTTIQAEDEIAGVGAALGASFGGALGVTTSSGPGISLKSETIGLGVMLELPLVVCDIQRAGPSTGMPTKTEQADLLQVMFGRNGEAPLPVIAAQSPADCFAIAVEAARIAVTYRTPVIVLSDGYLANGSEPWQIPVIEDLPTIDPNFTTAPNATGPDAKPLYLPYERDPETLARAWAIPGTPDLDHRIGGLEKEDKTGNISYDPANHDLMIRTRQAKVDAVARSIPLVEVDDPDGTAKVLVLGWGSTYGPIGAAVRRVRKVGGKIAQAHLRHLNPFPSNLGELLKSYDKVLVPEMNLGQLAMLLRSKYLVDVVSYAQVRGMPLGAAELAEVIGNLVEETAGIDDDARHLGAAAAAVKHGEALADQNGHLKEGAR, via the coding sequence ATGAAAAGAACAGTGACCATCGAGGTCAAGCAGCTCGACCGCGTGGTGATCCGCTTCGCCGGTGACTCCGGCGACGGGATGCAGCTCACGGGGGACAGGTTCACAGCGGAAACAGCATCGTTCGGCAATGATCTGTCGACGTTGCCCAACTTCCCGGCCGAGATCCGGGCACCAGCCGGGACCCTTCCGGGAGTGAGCTCCTTCCAGCTTCACTTCGCCGACCACGACATCCTCACGCCGGGTGATGCGCCCGATGTGCTGATCGCCATGAACCCGGCCGCCCTGAAGGCCAACCTGAAGGACGTGCCGCGGGGCGCGACGCTGATCGTCGACACCGCCGACTTCACCGCGCGCAACCTGAAGCGGATCGGGTACGACGAGAACCCGCTGGAGACCGGCGAGCTGGACGGCTACCACGTCGTACCGCTGAACCTCACCGGCATGACGGTGGAGTCGGTCAAGGAATTCGGCCTGACCCGCAAGGACGCGTCCCGGGCGAAGAACATGTACGCGCTCGGCCTGGTGTCCTGGCTGTTCCAGCGGCCGGTCGAGTCGACGATCACGTTCCTGCAGACCAAGTTCGCGAAGAGCCCGGCGATCCGGGACGCGAACATCGCGGCCTTCCGCGCGGGCTACAACTTCGGGGAGACCGCCGAGGAGTTCTCGGTCCGGTACGAGGTGAAGCCGGCCAAGATGGCGACCGGCACGTACCGGAACATCTCCGGCAACCTGGCGCTGGCGTACGGGCTGGTGGCCGGCGCGCAGCGGGCCGGGCTGCCGCTGGTGCTCGGCGCGTACCCGATCACCCCGGCCTCCGACGTACTGCACGAGCTGTCCAAGCTCAAGCGGTTCAACGTCACCACGATCCAGGCCGAGGACGAGATCGCCGGTGTCGGCGCCGCCCTGGGCGCGTCGTTCGGCGGCGCGCTCGGCGTCACCACCTCGTCCGGCCCCGGGATCAGCCTGAAGTCCGAGACGATCGGTCTCGGCGTGATGCTCGAGCTGCCGCTGGTGGTCTGCGACATCCAGCGGGCAGGCCCGTCGACCGGTATGCCGACCAAGACCGAGCAGGCCGACCTGCTGCAGGTGATGTTCGGCCGCAACGGCGAGGCGCCGCTGCCCGTAATCGCGGCCCAGTCCCCCGCGGACTGCTTCGCGATCGCGGTCGAGGCGGCCCGGATCGCGGTCACCTACCGGACGCCGGTGATCGTGCTGTCCGACGGGTACCTGGCGAACGGGTCCGAGCCGTGGCAGATCCCGGTCATCGAGGACCTGCCGACCATCGACCCGAACTTCACCACCGCGCCGAACGCGACCGGCCCGGACGCCAAGCCGCTCTACCTCCCGTACGAGCGTGACCCGGAGACCCTGGCTCGTGCCTGGGCGATCCCGGGTACGCCGGACCTGGACCACCGGATCGGCGGTCTGGAGAAGGAGGACAAGACCGGGAACATCTCCTACGACCCGGCCAACCACGACCTGATGATCCGCACCCGGCAGGCCAAGGTGGACGCGGTCGCCCGGTCGATCCCGCTGGTCGAGGTCGACGACCCGGACGGTACGGCGAAGGTCCTGGTGCTCGGGTGGGGTTCGACGTACGGCCCGATCGGTGCCGCCGTCCGCCGGGTCCGCAAGGTCGGCGGCAAGATCGCGCAGGCGCACCTGCGGCACCTGAACCCGTTCCCGTCGAACCTCGGCGAGCTGCTGAAGTCGTACGACAAGGTCCTGGTCCCGGAGATGAACCTTGGCCAGCTGGCGATGCTGCTGCGGTCGAAGTACCTGGTCGACGTCGTCTCGTACGCGCAGGTCCGCGGGATGCCGCTGGGCGCGGCGGAGCTGGCCGAGGTGATCGGCAACCTGGTCGAGGAGACGGCGGGCATCGACGACGACGCCCGTCACCTGGGGGCGGCCGCGGCCGCCGTCAAGCACGGTGAAGCACTGGCCGATCAGAACGGTCATCTCAAGGAGGGTGCACGATGA
- a CDS encoding serine hydrolase domain-containing protein, with protein MQSWLDENLTDLITKHGVPAASVAVLAGGEVSTAAAGILNLDTGVEASTDSVFQIGSITKLWTTTLIMQLVADGKLDLDRPVREYLPEFRLADEAAAAVITPRQLLTHSSGFSGDAFTPTSRGDDAVELFVRDVLPELPQEVPPGAGFSYNNSGFVVLGRIAEVLRGAPYHQLIREHIAVPLELEHVATIPDEALLYRAALGHVAPKPGEPVQAAPMWSLVHAMAPAGSLLAMSAGDLLTFGRAYLDATLLDRATIDRLWEPQIDVPAIGGFAQQWGLGWMIFDLDGGRLYGHDGGTIGQSAFFRLAPEHGVAVVLLTNGGDTGALYDELVGHVLRETTGIEPAVRPVPPEQPVQIPAELVTGRYTGVLTQSTITVEDGEFWVLDEAVSDEARALMPESRRIRLVGLDESRLIAAEPERGVHEVLAFRSPVDGRARYLFRGGRLTPRSN; from the coding sequence GTGCAGAGCTGGCTGGACGAGAACCTCACGGACCTGATCACCAAGCACGGCGTCCCGGCGGCGTCGGTCGCGGTCCTGGCCGGCGGCGAGGTGAGTACGGCGGCCGCCGGCATCCTGAACCTCGACACCGGCGTCGAGGCCAGCACCGACTCGGTGTTCCAGATCGGGTCGATCACCAAGCTCTGGACCACCACGCTGATCATGCAGCTGGTTGCCGACGGCAAGCTGGACCTGGACCGGCCGGTCCGCGAGTACCTGCCCGAGTTCCGGCTCGCCGACGAGGCCGCCGCCGCGGTGATCACCCCGCGGCAGCTGCTGACGCACTCCAGCGGCTTCTCCGGCGACGCGTTCACGCCGACGTCCCGGGGCGACGACGCGGTCGAGCTGTTCGTCCGCGATGTACTGCCCGAGCTGCCGCAGGAGGTCCCGCCCGGCGCCGGGTTCTCGTACAACAACTCCGGCTTCGTCGTGCTCGGCCGGATCGCCGAGGTACTGCGGGGCGCGCCGTACCACCAGCTGATCCGCGAGCACATCGCCGTACCGCTCGAGCTGGAGCACGTCGCGACGATCCCGGACGAGGCCCTGCTGTACCGCGCCGCGCTCGGGCATGTCGCGCCGAAGCCGGGTGAACCGGTGCAGGCGGCGCCGATGTGGAGCCTGGTGCACGCGATGGCGCCGGCCGGGTCGTTGCTGGCGATGAGCGCGGGCGATCTGCTGACGTTCGGCCGTGCGTACCTGGACGCGACGCTGCTCGACCGGGCGACGATCGACCGGCTGTGGGAGCCGCAGATCGACGTACCGGCGATCGGCGGGTTCGCGCAGCAGTGGGGGCTCGGCTGGATGATCTTCGACCTCGACGGCGGCCGGCTCTACGGCCACGACGGCGGCACGATCGGCCAGTCGGCGTTCTTCCGGCTCGCCCCGGAGCACGGCGTCGCGGTCGTCCTGCTCACCAACGGCGGCGACACCGGCGCGCTGTACGACGAACTCGTCGGCCACGTCCTCCGCGAGACCACGGGGATCGAGCCGGCGGTCCGGCCGGTGCCGCCCGAGCAGCCGGTGCAGATCCCGGCGGAGCTGGTCACCGGGCGCTACACCGGCGTACTCACGCAGTCGACGATCACCGTCGAGGACGGGGAGTTCTGGGTGCTCGACGAGGCGGTCAGTGACGAGGCTCGGGCGCTGATGCCGGAGTCGCGGCGGATCAGGCTGGTCGGGCTCGACGAGTCCCGGTTGATCGCGGCCGAGCCGGAGCGTGGGGTGCACGAGGTGCTGGCGTTCCGGAGTCCGGTGGACGGTCGCGCCCGGTATCTGTTCCGGGGCGGCCGGCTGACGCCGCGGAGTAACTGA